The Amycolatopsis japonica nucleotide sequence GCCTGGTGCGGCTGCTGGAGGAATTCGGCCTCGATTCGCTGGACGAAGTCGCCGCGGAGATCATGAACCGCTCCGAACGCGCACTGCGCGACGCGCTGGCGAAACTGCCGGACGGCACGTACACCAGCGAATTGGCGACAGACGGCTTCGATGACGAGGAAGTCGTCCTGAAGGTCGCGGTGACCATCGACGGTGAGGACATCCACCTCGACTTCGCGGGATCGTCACCGCAGAGCCGCCGCGGGATCAACGTCGTTTTGAACTACACCAGGGCGTACGCTTCGTTCGCGGTCAAGGCGGCCATTTCACCGGAAGTGCCGCACAACGCGGGCTCGTTCCGGCCGGTGCACGTCACCGCGCCGGAGGGATCGGTGCTCAACTGCACGCCTCCCGCGCCGGTCGCGTCCCGCCATCTGATCGGGCATTTCCTGCCGTCGCTGCTGATGACCGCCTTGCCCGGCAACGCCTTGGCGCACAGCGCGGACGCGTTGTGGATGACGATCTGGCGCGGTATCGACGCCGAAGGCCGCGAGTTCATGCTCAACGTCTTCCAGACCGGCGGGATCGGCGCTCGGTCCACAAAGGATGGACTGAACACCACGGGATTCCCGAGCGGCCTGCGCTCGACGCCGACGGAGGTCATCGAGACGATGGCTCCGCTGATCCAGCGGGAACGGGTGCTGCGCATGGACTCGGGCGGCGCCGGGAAGTGGCGCGGCGGCCTCGGCCAGTGCACGACCATGGCCGCCCGTGGCGAGATCTCGTGGAGTGTCAACGGGAACGTCGACCGGGTGCGTCGTCCGGCGTCCGGTGTGGACTCCGGACACGACGGGGCGGCCGGCCGGTTCGAGCTGGACCGCGGCGCCCTGCCGTCGAAGAGCCGGGTGAACCTGCGGCCGGACGACGTGGTGAACGTGGACCTGCCGGGCGGCGGCGGTTACGGCGATCCCTTCGAACGGGATCCGGGGGCCGTGCTCGCCGACGTCGTCGACGGCTACATCTCGGTGGAAGCGGCGCGCGAACTGTACGGCGTCGAGGTCACCTATCACGGAGATCCTGAGGCGCTGGTGCGCCTTCCGGAGGATTACACAGCGGTTTCGTCGCGAGGGAGGAAATGAGCATGGGTCGGCTGGCAGGCAAGGTCGCGGTGGTCTTCGGGGGAGCGAGGGGTATCGGGCTCGCCACCGTGAAGGAGTTCGTCGCCGAGGGCGCGACCGTGTTCTCCAGCGACATCCGCGAGCCCGCGGAATCCGTCGAAGGGGCGCGACACTCCCTTGTGGACGCGACCGACGAAGGACAGGTCGACGAGTTCGTGCGCGGCGTGGTCGCCGAAACCGGTAGGGTCGACGTGCTGTTCAACAACGTCGGCATCCACCTCGGGAAGCCGTTGGCCGACACGACGTTGGCGGAATTCGACAACATCTTCGCGCTGAACGTGCGGGCCGCCTTCCTCGGCACGCGGGCGGTGCTGCCGCAGATGATCGCGAACAAGGCGGGCAGCATCGTCACGACGTCGTCCAACGGCGGCGTGATGGGCCGCCCCGGCGACCCGGTGTACAACGCCACCAAGCACGCGCTGGTCGGCATGATGAAATCGATCGCGGTCGCGCACGCGCACCAGGGGATCCGGGCGAACACGGTCAACCCGGGCGCGATCGACACGGACATGCTGCGCGGCACGCTCGCGTCGCCGGAGGACTTCGAGGCCAGGCAACACCAGCTGGTCGCGAGCACGCCCGCGGGCCGGGTCGGCGAGGCATGGGAGGTCGCGAAGGCCGTGGTCTTTCTGGCGAGCGACGAATCCCGGTTCGTCAACGGGGTCGCGCTCCCGATCGACGGCGCGAAGGCCGCCGGTGCCATGCCGGGCAACCGGTACAGTCTCGACTTCGAACTCGGCGTCAGGTAACGCCGTGTCCACATCTGCCGCCGAGGAGACGCTGGCCCGCGACAGACCCTTGCTCGAACGAAGCGGGACCGCGGAACGGGTCGCCGAGATCCTGCGTCAGCGCATCACCGAAGGTGTCTTCCCGCCGGGGTCGAGGCTTTCCGAACCGTCGATCAGCGCCGCGCTGGGCGTCTCGCGCAACACCCTGCGCGAGTCTTTCCAGCTGCTGGCGCACGAACGGCTCGCGGTGCACGAGCTCAACCGCGGCGTGTTCGTCCGTGAGCTGACCGCGCAGGACATCTCGGATCTGTACGTGATGCGGCGGGTCACCGAATGCGGTGCGCTGCGGCGCGCGTCGGAACTGTCCACTGTGGATCTGTCGGCCGTCGCGGCCGCCGTGCGGGACGGCCGTGCCGCGGCCGACGAAGGCGACTGGCAGGCCGTCGGGACCGCGAGCATCGCGTTCCACCAGGCGGTGGGCGATCTGGCGGGCAGCGAGCGGGTCAGCACGACGATGCGTCAGGTGCTGGCGGAGACGCGACTGTTCTTCGTGCTGGCCGAGAACACGCGCGCGTTCTTCGAGCCGTTCCTGGAGCGGCACGAACGGATCCTGCGGGACTTGGAGCGAGGACGCTTCGGGCCCGCTGAGACCGCGCTGGAGAAGTACTTGCGAGAGGCGGAGAAGCAGCTTCTGGCCGCTTATGAGCGCCGGGAGGCGTGAGCGGCAGGAACGCTAGGAAAGGACCGTTCCTTGCAAATTTTGCAAGGAACGGTCCTTTCCTAGCACGCGGAGGGGGCCAAGGCTGCCTTCACGCCTTCCCCAAGTACATGAAGGACCCCTTCACTGCGTCTAGCGCAATGAAGGGGTCCTTCATGTACCGCAGGAGCGAGCTTTAGCAGCGCAAAGTGGCGCCCGCCCAGTCCGCGTGGTCGGAGTCGACCCCGTCGCCGCCGTCCGTGACGACCAGATCGAGCACCTGAACCCCGTTCAGCGGCACGGAAAGCTTCTCGGCTGCCTGACCGCGCTTGAGCACGCCGGTGTTCGCTAGCCGCTTGCCGTCGCCGACGACCTCGAAAGCCACACTGCCGCCGGCCTTCTCGTCGTCGACCCCGACGGACGACGTGAACGACGCGCATCCGCCGCCGAGGTAGACCCGGACCTTCGACGGCGCGTGGACGCCCAGCCCGTCGTCGTAGGTCACCCCGCCGATGCTCATGCGATGGCCGTCGCCCGCTTTCGATTCACCGTTGCTGGTCCCGCGTTCCACCGGGCCATAGCCGTTGTCCGCCGTCATGAACACCGCCTTCGACAGCGCGTTCGTCCCGGCGGCGGGCGGTTTCACGACGGGAGCGCTTCCGTCCGCGGACAACGATCGCGTGCCCCAGGACGTCCGGTAGCCGAACCGGCCGGAGACCTCGACCCGGTCGCCGCCGGGGGACGACGGCCGCACCGTCCACGTCCGTTCCCACGACTTCCCCGGCGCGACAGCGGGAACGCGTGCTTCGGTGGCACCGTCGGGCTTCCAGCCCGCGCCGACCGCCAGCTTCACCACGCCCGACCGGACCGGGGTCCGACCGTCGTTGAACACCCGCAGTGTCGTGGTGAACGGCTTGTCGACGGCCGCGTATTCGGGTGAGGCCAAGGAAAGCGTCGTATGCGGCGCGGCATTCGGCTGGTTCGACGGCCAGACGCGGAACACCGCGGAGCCGTGGCTCGGCAGCCCGGCACGCAAGGTACCGGCGGATTCGGTTTCCGCGCCGGTCCACAGATCCCGGACTCGGTAGCCCGACGCCGAGGGGGCGCCGATCTCGGCGGCGGTGGCGGACAGGGTCGCCGGGGCGCCGCCGCGGTTGAACAGCACGACGACGTTCGAGCCGTCGGACATCGGTTTGGCCCAGACCTCGGTGTCACCGCCGTCGCGGATCTTGCGGCCCTGCTTGCCGCCCCAGTCCTGGTCGACCGCGAGAAGATCCTTGTTCATCAAGATCTTCTTGGTCGCCTCGGACATCGAGCGCAGGTCGTTGCCCGCCAGCAGCGGCGCGTTGAGCAACGACCAGAGCGCGAAGTGGGAGCGGTATTCCGTGTCGGTCATGCCGCCGTTGCCGACTTCGAGCATGTCCGGATCGTTCCAACCGCCCGGCCCGGCGTAGCCTTCCAAGCCGACCTGCTGGTCTAGGAGGTTGGTCATACTCGACCAGGAGTCGCTGATGTCGCCAGTGGTGCGCCACAACTGCGCGCCCGCGCTCTTGCCCCACTCCCACGGCTTGTTCTCGCCCCATTCGCACAGGGCGTAGACGATCGGGCGGCCGGTCTTCTTCAGTGCCTCGCCCATTTTCGTGTACCGCTCCAGCGCGGGGCGGCCCTGATTGTGGCAGTTGTCGTATTTGAGGTAGTCGACTCCCCAGTCCGCGAACGTCTGCGCGTCGACCTCTTCGTGGTCGAGCGAACCGGGCATGGTCCGCGCGCAGGTTTCCGTGCCGGCGCTGGTGTAGATGCCGAGTTTCAGGCCCTTCCCGTGCACGTAGTCGGCCAATGCCTTGATACCACTGGGAAAGCGCGTCCGGTGTGGTGCGTACTTCCCGTCGGCGGTGCGGTTCTTCTCGGCCCAGCAATCGTCGATGTTGACGTACTGGTAGCCCGCCGCCTTCATCCCGGACGAGACCATCGCGTCCGCGGTCTCCCGGATCAGCTCTTCGGTGATGTCGCAGCCGAACTTGTTCCAGCTGTTCCATCCCATCGGCGGGGTCGCGACCGGTGGCGGGCTCTCGGCGGCGGCCGCCGCAGGAACGACGCAGAGGGCGGTGAGCGTGCAGGCGGCGACGAGCGTGCCGGCGAGACGACGCATAAGTTCCTCCCAGAATGCTCAACTTTGAACAAACTCACTCATCAAACAACAGGATCGCTCGCCGCCGGTCAAGGGCCGAAGGGATGGTGTTGGAGATTCACCGGCGGCCGCCGCGACAAGCCGGACAGGTCCGGAGCGCGAACTGTGCACGATGGAGTGTTCGCGTCCCGGCCGGATCCGGG carries:
- a CDS encoding hydantoinase B/oxoprolinase family protein; amino-acid sequence: MSVDPILVGLLGNRLHSILAEQQNALVNTAFSSVVRESLDLACAVFDSRGEMIGQSVGGTPGHINAMATGMHHFVAAYPPETLVPGDVLLTNDPWQTAGQINDITVATPVFLRGRLVAWFASCCHAPDIGGRLVSAEAHEVFEEGLRLPIMKFLRAGEVNADLELLIRANVRTPEETIGDLYAQVTGNEVGAASLVRLLEEFGLDSLDEVAAEIMNRSERALRDALAKLPDGTYTSELATDGFDDEEVVLKVAVTIDGEDIHLDFAGSSPQSRRGINVVLNYTRAYASFAVKAAISPEVPHNAGSFRPVHVTAPEGSVLNCTPPAPVASRHLIGHFLPSLLMTALPGNALAHSADALWMTIWRGIDAEGREFMLNVFQTGGIGARSTKDGLNTTGFPSGLRSTPTEVIETMAPLIQRERVLRMDSGGAGKWRGGLGQCTTMAARGEISWSVNGNVDRVRRPASGVDSGHDGAAGRFELDRGALPSKSRVNLRPDDVVNVDLPGGGGYGDPFERDPGAVLADVVDGYISVEAARELYGVEVTYHGDPEALVRLPEDYTAVSSRGRK
- a CDS encoding SDR family NAD(P)-dependent oxidoreductase, yielding MGRLAGKVAVVFGGARGIGLATVKEFVAEGATVFSSDIREPAESVEGARHSLVDATDEGQVDEFVRGVVAETGRVDVLFNNVGIHLGKPLADTTLAEFDNIFALNVRAAFLGTRAVLPQMIANKAGSIVTTSSNGGVMGRPGDPVYNATKHALVGMMKSIAVAHAHQGIRANTVNPGAIDTDMLRGTLASPEDFEARQHQLVASTPAGRVGEAWEVAKAVVFLASDESRFVNGVALPIDGAKAAGAMPGNRYSLDFELGVR
- a CDS encoding GntR family transcriptional regulator; the encoded protein is MSTSAAEETLARDRPLLERSGTAERVAEILRQRITEGVFPPGSRLSEPSISAALGVSRNTLRESFQLLAHERLAVHELNRGVFVRELTAQDISDLYVMRRVTECGALRRASELSTVDLSAVAAAVRDGRAAADEGDWQAVGTASIAFHQAVGDLAGSERVSTTMRQVLAETRLFFVLAENTRAFFEPFLERHERILRDLERGRFGPAETALEKYLREAEKQLLAAYERREA
- a CDS encoding NPCBM/NEW2 domain-containing protein, with amino-acid sequence MRRLAGTLVAACTLTALCVVPAAAAAESPPPVATPPMGWNSWNKFGCDITEELIRETADAMVSSGMKAAGYQYVNIDDCWAEKNRTADGKYAPHRTRFPSGIKALADYVHGKGLKLGIYTSAGTETCARTMPGSLDHEEVDAQTFADWGVDYLKYDNCHNQGRPALERYTKMGEALKKTGRPIVYALCEWGENKPWEWGKSAGAQLWRTTGDISDSWSSMTNLLDQQVGLEGYAGPGGWNDPDMLEVGNGGMTDTEYRSHFALWSLLNAPLLAGNDLRSMSEATKKILMNKDLLAVDQDWGGKQGRKIRDGGDTEVWAKPMSDGSNVVVLFNRGGAPATLSATAAEIGAPSASGYRVRDLWTGAETESAGTLRAGLPSHGSAVFRVWPSNQPNAAPHTTLSLASPEYAAVDKPFTTTLRVFNDGRTPVRSGVVKLAVGAGWKPDGATEARVPAVAPGKSWERTWTVRPSSPGGDRVEVSGRFGYRTSWGTRSLSADGSAPVVKPPAAGTNALSKAVFMTADNGYGPVERGTSNGESKAGDGHRMSIGGVTYDDGLGVHAPSKVRVYLGGGCASFTSSVGVDDEKAGGSVAFEVVGDGKRLANTGVLKRGQAAEKLSVPLNGVQVLDLVVTDGGDGVDSDHADWAGATLRC